The nucleotide sequence GTGCCGGCATGGTGCAGATCAATGGCACCTCCCGCGCGCCGGGCAGCCCGTTCGGAGGCTACAAGCAGTCGGGTAATGGTCGCGAAGGCGGCAAATGGGGGCTGGAAGACTTCATGGAAGTCAAGCTCATCAGCGGCTGAACTTCCAATATAGCAATAAAAAGCGCCGCTTAGCGGCGCTTTTTATTGCAAATCAGGGTTTCTTCATAACGCGGATACGCTGCTCTCCACCAATATTAATCAATTGCGTAGGAGGTGGTATCTTATGAACGTCATGCGTGCCGAAGCTGTCTGGGTAAAACGCATAACCGGCAGGCGGTTGCGGCGGGTTTCGATCGTCAATCAGTCGACCGCCCGTCAATTCGGTCATCGGGTCAGGAATGGCCGAAATCAGCCGCCGGGTATAAGGGTGGGTTGGATTCGAGAAAATCCGATCCCACGGACCACTTTCGACAATCTGCCCGAAATACATGACCGCCACCCGGTCGCTCATATGCTCCACGACGCTCAGGTCGTGGCTGATCATGATGTAGGAAAGGCCAAGCCGCTCCTTCAGCTCCAGGAGCAGATTGATGATCTGCGCCCGGATCGAGACATCAAGGGCCGAAACGGGCTCATCGAGCACGATGACTTTCGGATTAAGTAACAGCGCTCGTGCGATCCCTATACGCTGGCGTTGACCACCGGAAAATTCGTGCGGAAAACGCCTCGCCTGCTCGGGTTTCAAACCAACGAGACGTAGGATCTCTTCAATGCGACCGTCGATTTCGCTACGCGATTTCACGCCGTGAAGTCGCAAAGGTGCAGCGAGCGACGTGTACACCGTCTGGCGAGGATTGAGTGAAGCAAACGGATCTTGAAAGACCATCTGCGCCATCTTCGACCGTTCCAGACGGGAAGGTTCATTCTTGCCTGTGATCGGACGTCCTTCAAAATAGATCTGCCCACTGGTCGGTCTCTGCAAGCCGACTATGGAGAGGGCCAGTGTGGACTTACCGCAACCAGACTCCCCTACAATCGAAAGGCACTCGCCTTTGTTAAGCGTCAGGCTGAGATTGTTGACGGCGCGCAGCAATTGCTTGGAACGACTGAAAATTCCACCGCTCACCGGGAAGTAAACGCAGACATCATCGATGCGAACCAAAGGTTCTGCCAGTTTGGTTGAATGTAGATCATTCATGATGGAAGCACCTCACCACACCGGCATCCTCAAGCGGCGTCCAGCCCGGCTTTTGCGCACGGCAAACATCGGTCGCACGCGTGCAACGCGGCTCGAACCGGCAGCCTTTTGGAAAAGCGGAAATCGATGGCACGACACCCTCGATTTCCTGAAGCCGTAGCTGGCCTTCCGTCTGGCGCGATCCAAGCTGCGGCAGGGACGCCAGAAGACCATGCGCGTAAGGATGTGCCGGATGATGAAACAGATCCGCCGTTACACGCTCCTCGACCAGATGCCCGGCATACATGACACCCACGCGACGACACATTTTCGCAATGACCCCAAGATCATGGCTGATCATCAGAACGGAAGTCCCTCGCGCCATGCAAAGTTCCTGCATAAGACGCAGAATTTCTGCCTGAACGGTCACGTCAAGCGCGGTCGTGGGTTCATCGGCGATCAGCAGATCGGGATTGCATGCAAGGGCGATCGCGATCATCACACGCTGGCGCATGCCGCCAGACATCTGATGCGGATAGTTCTTCACACGCTGCTCTGGTGCGGGCACCTGAACGCTGGCAAGTGCTTCAATCGCCTTGCGTTCTGCCTCATGCCAGGTTGCCCCCTGATGCAGCACGAACATTTCCGCAATCTGTCTTCCCACTGGTGACAGGGGATTAAGGGCGGTCATCGGTTCCTGAAAAATCATCGCGATACGATTGCCACGCAGCTTTCGCACTTCGCGCGACGACATGGCTCGCAGGTCCTGTCCTTTGAAGCGGATCGCGCCTCCGGTAATTGACAGCGGCTTACGCAACAGCCCGATCATGGACAGCGCGGTGATGCTCTTTCCGCAGCCGGACTCGCCCACCAGACCAAAGGTCTCGCCAGCGGCGATTGTGAACGATACATCCTCGACCACGTTATGTTTGCTTGAACCGGAAACGATATCGATGCGAAGATTTTCGACTTCTAGAAGTGGTTGTTCGCTCATACTTTGCGCGTCCTCATATGCGGGTCGAGCCAGTCACGAAGACCATCGCCGAACAGATTGAGTCCGAGTACCGTGAGGAAGATAGCCAGGCCCGGAAACACCGCAGCCCAAGGCGCGTTCACAATCAGCTCTCGCGCATCGGTGAGCATGTTCCCCCAGCTTGGATCGGGGGGGCTGATACCGAGACCAAGGTAGGAAAGAGCTGCTTCCGCAAGGATAGCATCGCCCATTCCAAGAGTGCCGATAACAAGGATAGGGCCGATCATGTTCGGCACAATCTGCGTGATCATGATGCGGACATCGCTATAACCGAGCATCTTGGCGGCCTGAACATATCCCTGTTTCTTGAGAGAAAGGGTTGAGCTGCGCGCGATCCGGCAGGTCCAGGACCAGTTCGTCAAACCCAGAGCAAGCAGAAGGCTCGGCAAACCGGGACCGAGGACAGCCATGATTGCCAGAGCAAAGATGAGCGACGGTATCGCCAGCATCAGATTTGTCAGACCGTTGACGAGATCGTCCCACCATCCGCCGAAATAGCCCGCGGAAATGCCAAAACACAAACCAATGACAGTGTTGATGCACTGCGAGACGACGCCGACGGTCAGTGACACCTGCGCGCCATAGAGGATTCGCGAAAAGACATCGCGCCCCTGTGCATCGGTACCAAACCAGAATTGTGTGTCAGGCGGAAGTTCGGCGTTCATCAAATCGGCATCAAGGACCGGGTTATAGTGGGCCAGCAGCGGTGCAAAAATCGCCGCCGCCGCGATGACGATGCATATGAAACCGCCGAATACGAGATTGAAACGGAGCTTCATGGGCTTACTCGTGGCTTATACGCGGGTCGATAACCGCGTAGAGGATGTCAACGATCGTATTGATAACCAGAAACCACAACACGATTACGAGAATTGCCCCCTGCACGACGGGGATGTCGCGCAGCGAAACGCTATCAATCAGCAAGGAACCAAGACCCGGCCACGAGAAAAGTTTCTCCACCACCACGGCCTGCCCCATCATCGATCCGAACTGCAGGCCGATAGTCGTGATGATCAGCACCAGCGCATTTCGCATGACATGCCATTTCACAAGCCGAAAGCTGCTCATGCCTTTGGAACGCGCTGTTCGAATGAAATCGGCACCCATCACTTCAAGCA is from Brucella intermedia LMG 3301 and encodes:
- a CDS encoding ABC transporter ATP-binding protein, with amino-acid sequence MSEQPLLEVENLRIDIVSGSSKHNVVEDVSFTIAAGETFGLVGESGCGKSITALSMIGLLRKPLSITGGAIRFKGQDLRAMSSREVRKLRGNRIAMIFQEPMTALNPLSPVGRQIAEMFVLHQGATWHEAERKAIEALASVQVPAPEQRVKNYPHQMSGGMRQRVMIAIALACNPDLLIADEPTTALDVTVQAEILRLMQELCMARGTSVLMISHDLGVIAKMCRRVGVMYAGHLVEERVTADLFHHPAHPYAHGLLASLPQLGSRQTEGQLRLQEIEGVVPSISAFPKGCRFEPRCTRATDVCRAQKPGWTPLEDAGVVRCFHHE
- a CDS encoding ABC transporter ATP-binding protein — its product is MNDLHSTKLAEPLVRIDDVCVYFPVSGGIFSRSKQLLRAVNNLSLTLNKGECLSIVGESGCGKSTLALSIVGLQRPTSGQIYFEGRPITGKNEPSRLERSKMAQMVFQDPFASLNPRQTVYTSLAAPLRLHGVKSRSEIDGRIEEILRLVGLKPEQARRFPHEFSGGQRQRIGIARALLLNPKVIVLDEPVSALDVSIRAQIINLLLELKERLGLSYIMISHDLSVVEHMSDRVAVMYFGQIVESGPWDRIFSNPTHPYTRRLISAIPDPMTELTGGRLIDDRNPPQPPAGYAFYPDSFGTHDVHKIPPPTQLINIGGEQRIRVMKKP
- a CDS encoding ABC transporter permease: MKLRFNLVFGGFICIVIAAAAIFAPLLAHYNPVLDADLMNAELPPDTQFWFGTDAQGRDVFSRILYGAQVSLTVGVVSQCINTVIGLCFGISAGYFGGWWDDLVNGLTNLMLAIPSLIFALAIMAVLGPGLPSLLLALGLTNWSWTCRIARSSTLSLKKQGYVQAAKMLGYSDVRIMITQIVPNMIGPILVIGTLGMGDAILAEAALSYLGLGISPPDPSWGNMLTDARELIVNAPWAAVFPGLAIFLTVLGLNLFGDGLRDWLDPHMRTRKV